The sequence aaaaaggaagataacgacaaaaaaagagaaacgaaGTAAAGTAATCGTATACAGATGTCCAAATGCATCGTTTCCCGGTTCTTCATAGCTCCATCCACTGCAATTATAACCTCccattctccctctccttcatcTCCACTCTTTAGATGATTAATgacttttgtcttttgtgGTTCAAGTATGTATTTACCCGATATGGTATGTGCAAGTTGTCTGCCCAATTCTGTTGGCAATACACAAACACGTTCTGACGCCCAACCATGATACATGAATCGCTAGTTGCGGGTTGACAGAAAAAGTCTTATTCCCGCAGTGAAGGAAAAAGGTGGTGGTATAAACATCGTACAAGCAAAACATGATGCTGTAAGATAAGGCCTGAGCCTCCCCTTTTCGATGAGTTGAGCCATATGTTTGCCTCCCCTTTGGCTAGATTGAAAATAGAAATCGACTTTACGATGGAGGATATGGGTATCCCATCCCATGCATTTGCTGTGGTGGTTGTTGAGGGGCAAAGGGCGGTGGCATCTGATTTTGCTCAATCGGCTCCTTCTTAGCCGCCTTCATCTTGGGCTTGGGAGCGATAAGCCCAACCCTCTGCTCAGCCGCTGCCTGCGCGGCCTTTTTCGCAGCGAGGGTTGCCTTTCGCTTCTCCACAGCACCAGCCATGTTGCCATTGGCCCAGCGACCTGAAATGGTTTGTTAGCAAGCTGAATGCGACAACAAATGTAGCGTGTTTTAACAGCGTGATACTTACTCTTCATAGACGCTGACATCTTCTCCGACTTGGTCATGGACTTGTAGTCCTTTGGtggctcttcagcttcttcgccATTGGGCAGCGACGATGGTGTGCCCTTGCGGCTCGCGGGAGTAGTGCGTACAACTTTGATCTTCTGAATCTTACGGTTGGGGCCTAATGCCGCTTCTGGCTCGAGCATCTCCGGTAGGACAGGGAACTCTTCTCCTCCAACTGAGGGAACAACGTTGATGcgcttgttcttcttctttgtggGAGCTTGAGAAGCCTCCTCACTCTCTTCGGCGTCGTCGCGGAATCGTTTCTGTCGCTTGGGGCGGAACGAATACGACGACTCGGCAGTATGCGAAGTGGAATCTGAGTCGGCAGTCGAAGGCCGCGAATCGCCATTGTCTGTAATTGCTGAAGACGGCTCGCTGATGttcttgcccttggggaTCTTGAGAGTCAACAGATGGCGACGCTTGGgcggctcttcttcaacgaaGTGGTAGCCCAGAGGGTCCTCGTCGTACTTGGGGGGCTGCTTGACTCGCTTATTACGGCCCGATCTTGATGGTGTTTCGCGTACAGAGGAATCTTCGCTTGGAGGAGCAGGCGCGAGCTCTTCAATGATGCTGGGAACATTCATCTTGGGCCGTGCTGCACGATTGCGTCTCCTcctgccatctccagcttcgTCGTCTGAGATGGACTCGCTGTTGAAACTGGCAGCAAAAGAGACCTGACTTTCATCGTTGTCGGCATTGGCAGTTCTACGCCGTCTGGGTCTGGCGGTTGGAACCGGTGTTGAGCTGCGGCTGACATCCTGTGTTGCCGGATCGAACAATTGAACAGGCTTCCGCTGTCTCTTGCCAGTGACTTCGTCTGCCTCGGTCGCCTTGGCTGTAGGCTTTGGCTGATTGCGTAGTGAACGACCCCGGGTCATGATTCCTGCCTGTTGTGTCTCTGGATTCTGGCGGCCAATCTTGGATGGATGTGGGTCATACTCAAATCCATAAGCGGCTGCCATAATACGATCCTGGTTCTGCAGGTAGCGTGTCTCAGTCATGCCTTCTCTGTCCTTGGACCTATAACCCTTTACGACAAATTCAGGTTCTTCATAATTGACGCCGTGCTGGTGGAAGTTGCGTGTTCGAGACTCATACTTGACGTCTGCCACGCGCCGGCGGAGCGAGTTTTCGTAGTCATCGACAATCTTGCCCAGTCCGTTCCACTCGGTTTGCCATTGAACAAGTGAAATGTTGATAGATTCCAAGACCTCGTAGAGATCCTCTGTTGACATTTCCTCGAAATTCTCGAGAGCGGCAAGGTATTCATTAGGATCTCTAAGCTTGCGATAGCGGAATGATCGGCTGCGCTCGGGTGGCTCTTCAGTTACATCaacgtcgtcgccgtcatcTCCACCAGCAGCCGGAGAATTGGAGGCAGTGGGGTCAATCGAATCGGGCACAGGGGAGCCCCGTAAGGGTGTATTGAGAGCTGGTGTGGGCGCCTCGATCCCGGCAGCATCCGGAATGTCGTCGTTGTCATCGACCATTGGCTCCATGTCATTGGCCTCTCGGTCATCAGCAGTTTGGTCTTCGCTGGTAGTGACCTCGTCCTCTTGCTGCGCTTTCTTTTCCGGATACGCGACATACTCTCCATCGATATATGGAGTCAGGTGAGCCCATCTGCCTTCAGGCCGAGGCTGTGGCTTAAACGGGCCTCGCTCAGAGGGCTGAGATGGCGGCGCTGGATCTGCAGGCTTCATATTTGCGCCTTCAACTTGAACCTGGATCTCTGGTAATGGTGGGCTGACAACAGCGTCAGCACCGTCCTCGGGCAATGACACGCGTGGCTCGACGCATGTGGTGTCAGTGCTCGTCGACTGAGATGCGTCCAATGTCGTGGAGCCGAGAGCAGATATTGATGGAGAGGCCGGAGTGCCATCGGCTTCGTCCTCGGCCGCAGCAGTGACTGTGATGGGGGGAGGGCTGGGTGCTTTGGAATCTGGCTCTGACTCTGGCGTCTGCGCTTCATGGGCCTCTTCCGCCTGTACTTGAGATTTGAGCTGCTGCACCGACGGCGCAGTGAGTGTAATCAAGTGCGCCGCTGCCGACGGATAGTATGGCGGCTCTTGTGGTTGAGCCCGGGCCTGAGACTCTTGCTGAGCCTGAGGCTGGGGCTGCGGGTGTGTGTCGCTTTCTGGTGGTGCCTCAGGGTTTTCTTGTGGAATTTCCTTTTCGGGAAGTTGGTTAAGAGGCTTAATACATGCAGTTTCTTCAGCGGGAGTGTCATTTTCAGCCGCATGTGTCAAGGCCGTGTTATTGGCCTCTGCGGTCGCATGCACTGCAGGCGGCGGTGTGGAAGGGGCTGGCGACATCTGCACGGGCTGCACACTCGGCTCTCGCTCACGATCATTGCTGTTGACAATGCGGCCAGAGTTCTGCGGCGTGCTGCTGCGTGGAGACTTGAGCTCATCCGCGTAGCTTTCAGGTGGTGCCGCCATCTCATCGCTAAAAGTGCGTGTGGCGTCGCCCTCAGCGCGAGCATTGGGCTGTGGCTCAGCCGTCTTCTCATCAGCGGTTGAGGCTGGTGCGGCCGAATCGGGCAGCCTTGCACGGTCTGCCTGCGGCTGGGGCATGTTGATGTCAGCGGCCGCAGAAGTAGAAGCAGAAGCGGAAGCAGAATCAGAATCAGAAGCAGATGCAGGGCCTGCAGCATTTCCAGATGGATCAACATCCAGACTTGTTGGGGCTGGCGCTGCGGCGTGGTCGGCAGACTTGAGGTCGCTGTCCTGGTGCGGAAAGCCTGAATGGGCTGTTGTCGGTTTTTGTGGGGCCTCGACGGACAGGTCCGTGGATGAAGCATTTGAGAGATCCATGTGAGCGCTGTCGGATTTCTCAGAGTCGGAATACAGCACGCCCACCTCAATGGTGTCCTGGACGTCgttttcgtcgtcgtcaaacTCATCCCTGTAGGCTCTCGACTCGGAAGTCTTCCTGGCGGGATAGCGGCGCCGGCTGGATGGCGTGTCAGCATCAACAGAGGCGCCTCGCCTCTTGAGTCCAGACCCGTAGAGATCCTCGGAATCGTAGCTGTTGCTGTCAGGCCGTCGCCTCCTATTACGAGGGGCAGAGGCAGCTGCTGATGCCGAGCCTGGAATGGCGCTTGAAAAGTCAATGTCGTCGTCAATCTGCTCAAACGTGTAGTCAACACGCGCGCGTTTGCGCAGGCTGTGACCGCCCTTCTTGGGGCTGTCGTTTTCAAAATCTTCATCAGCCACGCTGTAGTCATCCATGGTCTTTGATCTCTTTCTCAGATTCAGAGGCCGGGTTGTTGGTCCCGGCGTTGAGAAGGTGAAGGCGGGCTGAAGAGTCTTTTGGGCGCGCCGGTTTTGCTGTGCGGCTTGTGGAGTGTTAGTGGCATGCGCCATGATGGGACTGGCGGACGACTGATTCCGCTCAAAAGAAGCGTCTGAACCAGACGtaggagatgaagaaactCCCTGAGGCTTGCGACGATTTGTTGTTGGGCGGCGAGCGCGGTCCATGATGCCAGGCCGCCGCAGCCTGTGGTGGAAACAAGAAGGTTCCTTAAAGG comes from Trichoderma asperellum chromosome 3, complete sequence and encodes:
- a CDS encoding uncharacterized protein (EggNog:ENOG41): MDRARRPTTNRRKPQGVSSSPTSGSDASFERNQSSASPIMAHATNTPQAAQQNRRAQKTLQPAFTFSTPGPTTRPLNLRKRSKTMDDYSVADEDFENDSPKKGGHSLRKRARVDYTFEQIDDDIDFSSAIPGSASAAASAPRNRRRRPDSNSYDSEDLYGSGLKRRGASVDADTPSSRRRYPARKTSESRAYRDEFDDDENDVQDTIEVGVLYSDSEKSDSAHMDLSNASSTDLSVEAPQKPTTAHSGFPHQDSDLKSADHAAAPAPTSLDVDPSGNAAGPASASDSDSASASASTSAAADINMPQPQADRARLPDSAAPASTADEKTAEPQPNARAEGDATRTFSDEMAAPPESYADELKSPRSSTPQNSGRIVNSNDREREPSVQPVQMSPAPSTPPPAVHATAEANNTALTHAAENDTPAEETACIKPLNQLPEKEIPQENPEAPPESDTHPQPQPQAQQESQARAQPQEPPYYPSAAAHLITLTAPSVQQLKSQVQAEEAHEAQTPESEPDSKAPSPPPITVTAAAEDEADGTPASPSISALGSTTLDASQSTSTDTTCVEPRVSLPEDGADAVVSPPLPEIQVQVEGANMKPADPAPPSQPSERGPFKPQPRPEGRWAHLTPYIDGEYVAYPEKKAQQEDEVTTSEDQTADDREANDMEPMVDDNDDIPDAAGIEAPTPALNTPLRGSPVPDSIDPTASNSPAAGGDDGDDVDVTEEPPERSRSFRYRKLRDPNEYLAALENFEEMSTEDLYEVLESINISLVQWQTEWNGLGKIVDDYENSLRRRVADVKYESRTRNFHQHGVNYEEPEFVVKGYRSKDREGMTETRYLQNQDRIMAAAYGFEYDPHPSKIGRQNPETQQAGIMTRGRSLRNQPKPTAKATEADEVTGKRQRKPVQLFDPATQDVSRSSTPVPTARPRRRRTANADNDESQVSFAASFNSESISDDEAGDGRRRRNRAARPKMNVPSIIEELAPAPPSEDSSVRETPSRSGRNKRVKQPPKYDEDPLGYHFVEEEPPKRRHLLTLKIPKGKNISEPSSAITDNGDSRPSTADSDSTSHTAESSYSFRPKRQKRFRDDAEESEEASQAPTKKKNKRINVVPSVGGEEFPVLPEMLEPEAALGPNRKIQKIKVVRTTPASRKGTPSSLPNGEEAEEPPKDYKSMTKSEKMSASMKSRWANGNMAGAVEKRKATLAAKKAAQAAAEQRVGLIAPKPKMKAAKKEPIEQNQMPPPFAPQQPPQQMHGMGYPYPPS